From Penicillium psychrofluorescens genome assembly, chromosome: 1, one genomic window encodes:
- a CDS encoding uncharacterized protein (ID:PFLUO_001551-T1.cds;~source:funannotate): protein MDVKSGAAICIFIAVSYLITKAIYNVFFHPLSRFPGPISHALSRLPYCVRAVRGTLPFDMLEFHNRYGNIVRIAPDELAFSHPDAWKDIMGHKKGEPEMEKARWFYQPLEDEPLHIVNEAREQHGQLRRQMAHGFSEKAMRDQEPLMRKYVDLLVEKLRGFCNEGKPVVLSDWYNYTTFDIIGDLAFGEPFGCLAGSNYDEWIAGIFQAGRVGTILQSLSFYPWVKHALLSLVPQSVQEGRKRHKERTSAKMARRMENSEGRPDLIEGLLRKKAELNLGVKNLVANAEILIIGGSETTASLLSGVTYFLLENPDIYKKLAQEVRSTFQSQDDINLISVTKLPYMLACLDEALRMFPPVANGLPRVCRGAVISGQYIPENTYVSIHHWALYRRQEYFTEPNTYHPERFLGDAKFENDRREVLQPFHVGPRNCLGRNLAYSEMRLILARVVFNFDMKISDDCHDWIKQRNFLMWQKGPLKVHLTPASR from the exons ATGGATGTGAAGTCCGGAGCGGCCATTTGCATTTTCATA GCCGTTTCGTACCTCATCACCAAAGCCATTTATAATGTCTTTTTCCATCCACTCAGCCGCTTCCCAGGTCCAATATCCCACGCCCTGAGCCGTCTCCCCTATTGCGTGCGAGCGGTCAGAGGAACACTCCCATTTGATATGCTGGAGTTCCACAATCGCTACGGTAACATTGTCCGGATTGCGCCAGATGAACTTGCTTTCTCCCACCCTGATGCATGGAAGGATATCATGGGACACAAAAAGGGCGAGCCAGAAATGGAAAAAGCGCGATGGTTCTACCAGCCACTTGAAGACGAGCCACTTCATATCGTCAATGAGGCGAGAGAGCAACATGGGCAGCTGCGGCGGCAAATGGCCCATGGGTTTTCGGAGAAGGCGATGAGGGACCAGGAACCTCTGATGCGGAAATATGTTGATCTCCTGGTTGAAAAATTGCGCGGATTTTGCAACGAAGGGAAACCGGTTGTTCTCTCAGATTGGTACAACTACACCACGTTCGACATTATTGGAGATTTGGCGTTTGGAGAGCCCTTCGGCTGCTTGGCAGGGTCAAATTATGATGAATGGATCGCAGGCATCTTCCAAGCTGGACGAGTGGGCACTATACTACAGAGTCTATCATTTTATCCATGGGTCAAACACGCATTGTTGTCACTGGTTCCCCAATCAGTTCAAGAGGGTCGCAAGCGACACAAGGAACGCACCTCCGCAAAAATGGCTCGACGAATGGAGAACAGCGAAGGACGGCCCGACCTGATTGAGGGGCTGTTAAGGAAGAAAGCGGAATTG AATCTGGGCGTCAAAAACCTAGTTGCAAATGCGGAAATTCTCATCATCGGAGGCTCTGAAACTACTGCGTCGTTATTGAGCGGAGTGACATATTTCCTGCTTGAGAATCCTGATATCTACAAAAAATTGGCTCAAGAAGTTCGCTCAACATTTCAAAGTCAAGACGATATCAATTTGATTTCTGTGACTAAATTGCCTTACATGTTGGCTTGTCTTGACGAGGCACTTCGCATGTTTCCACCCGTTGCGAATGGTCTTCCTCGTGTCTGCCGTGGAGCGGTGATCTCAGGGCAATACATCCCAGAGAAT ACTTATGTCTCGATTCATCACTGGGCGCTCTATCGCCGGCAGGAGTACTTTACCGAGCCCAACACATATCACCCGGAGCGTTTTCTGGGAGATGCTAAGTTCGAAAATGACCGTCGAGAAGTCTTGCAGCCATTCCATGTTGGCCCGAGAAATTGCCTCGGAAGGAA TCTTGCATACAGTGAGATGCGTCTTATTCTTGCTCGAGTAGTCTTCAATTTCGATATGAAGATCTCGGACGACTGTCATGATTGGATTAAGCAAAGGAATTTCCTTATGTGGCAGAAGGGGCCATTGAAAGTCCATTTGACACCGGCGTCGAGATAG
- a CDS encoding uncharacterized protein (ID:PFLUO_001552-T1.cds;~source:funannotate) encodes MASNGTIYSPVLETSRIFSDLCEQSERLNLPAEVLANKDRVSFSTSHNEIYYPIPFKETETLAALKGIEGSVAAAIADLRFGCNAKPRGVQVSLEGATAFGCQAYMAKVDGLSKLDPNVKSKLKNTDLLEAQSISYRRMSANLYKTKNPNEFFHIHGSLEASTTLNMIGLEGHRPDLTDYEEIIKVIEGQVQKYSAAELEQMNKERRQAGVTAYKHEDFIKTPHGKLNVQEPPWTVTQLQGNLPPTPFPARRNGSKKILEGVKVLELCRIIAGPTVTRILGEYGADVLKITSPNLSDVPFFQVDGNMGKHAADLDLKTEAGRREFEKLLADVDVIVDGYRPGALEKLGYGAQAMAALAEKRGKGIVYVNENCFGYEGEWAGRAGWQQIADCVTGIAWAQGQFMGLSTPIVPPFPISDYGTGCMGAIAALSGLYHRAKTGGSYHGKASLMHYDLLLFAVGQYPAEVQKELLAAQPPEFFKLRHCDSVDRISSTVLKAMQTRFPHLYTPAGEIVGGRQPLTERWFSRAYNADVEVVRPIAAVEGVENRFVRASRPNGTDQPVWEDFQKDEEDVKKC; translated from the exons ATGGCCAGTAACGGCACTATATATTCACCCGTCCTCGAGACGAGCAGGATCTTCTCCGATCTCTGCGAGCAGTCGGAGCGTCTGAATCTGCCTGCCGAAGTGTTGGCGAACAAAGATCGGGTCTCGTTTTCCACCAGCCACAACGAGATCTACTACCCGATTCCTTTCAAAGAGACCGAGACGCTCGCCGCGCTGAAGGGAATCGAGGGCTCTGTAGCTGCTGCAATCGCAGATCTACGCTTTGGCTGCAATGCGAAACCTCGCGGCGTCCAGGTTAGCCTGGAGGGCGCCACCGCGTTCGGATGCCAGGCCTACATGGCCAAGGTGGATGGATTGTCTAAATTGGACCCTAATGTGAAGTCCAAGTTGAAGA ATACGGATCTGCTAGAGGCCCAGTCGATCAGCTATCGTCGCATGTCGGCGAATCTGTACAAGACCAAGAACCCGAACGAATTCTTCCATATTCATGGATCACTCGAGGCATCCACAACGCTTAATATGATCGGTCTGGAGGGCCACCGGCCAGATCTGACTGATTATGAAGAGATCATTAAGGTGATTGAGGGTCAAGTGCAGAAGTATTCCgctgccgagctggagcagatgaacaAGGAACGGCGGCAGGCAGGCGTGACGGCGTACAAGCACGAGGACTTTATCAAGACCCCTCAT GGAAAACTCAATGTGCAAGAACCTCCATGGACAGTCACTCAGCTGCAGGGCAATCTGCCCCCGACTCCCTTCCCAGCCCGCCGCAATgggagcaagaagatcctggaggGCGTCAAAGTCTTGGAACTGTGCCGAATCATCGCCGGCCCAACTGTTACACGCATTCTGGGCGAATACGGCGCCGATGTCTTGAAGATCACCAGCCCGAACTTATCCGACGTGCCTTTCTTCCAAGTTGATGGAAATATGGGCAAGCATGCAGCCGATCTCGACCTGAAGACCGAGGCGGGACGACGGGAATTCGAGAAGCTACTGGCAGACGTCGATGTCATTGTCGACGGGTATCGTCCTGGcgcgctggagaagttgGGCTATGGCGCGCAGGCGATGGCGGCATTGGCCGAGAAGCGCGGCAAGGGCATTGTGTACGTCAACGAGAACTGTTTCGGATATGAAGGCGAGTGGGCCGGACGGGCTGGATGGCAGCAGATTGCCGACTGCGTCACTGGGATTGCCTGGGCACAGGGCCAGTTCATGGGTCTTTCCACGCCCATTGTGCCTCCATTTCCCATCTCCGACTACGGAACAGGCTGCAtgggcgccatcgccgcgcTCTCGGGTCTATACCACCGCGCCAAGACCGGTGGTTCTTATCACGGCAAGGCATCGCTGATGCACTACGATCTGCTGCTGTTTGCAGTTGGTCAGTACCCTGCTGAAGTGCAGAAGGAACTTCTTGCCGCACAGCCGCCTGAGTTCTTCAAGCTCCGCCACTGCGATAGCGTCGACCGTATCTCGTCGACCGTCCTGAAGGCGATGCAGACCCGTTTCCCGCATCTGTACACACCTGCCGGCGAGATTGTGGGAGGTCGCCAGCCGCTGACGGAGCGGTGGTTCTCCCGTGCGTATAATGCAGATGTGGAAGTTGTGCGGCCGATTGCTGCTGTGGAGGGGGTGGAGAATCGGTTCGTGCGCGCGAGCCGCCCGAATGGCACAGATCAACCGGTGTGGGAGGATTTCcagaaggatgaagaggatgtgAAGAAGTGCTAG
- a CDS encoding uncharacterized protein (ID:PFLUO_001553-T1.cds;~source:funannotate) — translation MSYQIAYDTTLAPPRAAAIVSFMEDFYRTSDTESLHEKYVASFTEDATLIMGSKEAKGKNEILPLRHGLWTHVASRHHTAERIFFGGPNEIMLYGRVKYMLKADASKEVVIPWAGRVVFAPEKEGEGVKMQFYQVYLDPSAQAGKK, via the exons ATGTCATACCAAATCGCCTACGACACGACCCTAGCGCCGCCCCGCGCGGCAGCCATCGTCTCCTTCATGGAGGACTTCTACCGCACGAGCGACACGGAGTCCCTGCACGAGAAATACGTGGCTAGCTTTACGGAGGATGCGACGCTGATTATGGGGTCGAAAGAGGCCAAGGGAAAGAATG AAatcctccctctccgccacgGCCTCTGGACACATGTTGCCTCGCGTCACCATACCGCCGAgcgcatcttcttcggcggcccGAATGAGATCATGCTCTATGGCAGGGTGAAGTATATGCTCAAGGCGGATGCATCGAAGGAGGTAGTTATCCCCTGGGCTGGGAGGGTGGTGTTTGCAcccgagaaggaaggggagggtgTGAAGATGCAGTTTTATCAGGTTTACTTG GATCCTTCGGCCCAAGCGGGGAAGAAATAG
- a CDS encoding uncharacterized protein (ID:PFLUO_001554-T1.cds;~source:funannotate) — MGGVTVRDVDAQKFIAAYSAFLKRQGKLPIPGWVDTVKTSASNELPPQDADWFYVRAAAVARHVYMRKTVGVGRLRKVHGSTKNRGSRPSHHVDASGSVDRKAFQALEKIGVLETDEDKGGRRITQSGQRDLDRIAKTTVDEEESDSE; from the exons ATGGGTGGTGTCACCGTTCGCGATGTGGAC GCGCAGAAGTTCATTGCTGCTTACTCTGCTTTCCTGAAGCGCCAGGGCAAGCTCCCCATTCCCG GCTGGGTTGACACCGTCAAGACCTCCGCCTCGAACGAGCTCCCTCCCCAGGACGCTGACTG GTTCTACGTTCGTGCCGCCGCTGTCGCCCGCCATGTCTACATGCGCAAGACCGTCGGTGTTGGCCGCCTCCGCAAGGTTCACGGCTCAACCAAGAACCGCGGCTCCCGCCCCTCCCACCACGTCGACGCCTCCGGCTCGGTCGACCGCAAGGCcttccaggccctcgagaAGATCGGTGTCCTTGAGACCGATGAGGACAAGGGTGGCCGCCGCATCACCCAGAGCGGCCAGCGGGATTTGGACCGGATCGCCAAGACcaccgtggacgaggaggagtCGGACTCCGAGTAA
- a CDS encoding uncharacterized protein (ID:PFLUO_001555-T1.cds;~source:funannotate), whose product MNPSADSLSVLFDSLTSQSSTRSSPALQFWNSLRASISSFVPFSYLRDLYRNEYWRQIVFLTTVAVAMAGCGFLSSLLRRARSSEKKAQLKQSTVHKSSINSSTSSDDDYEDEESDSNGSLRHSNDLSHDWPSEPQEQTSDAFKTDPGLLRKFTSYASYTTSVATYPAIRTFYCPHPQLERLPTNPSPVPLLVFVHGLGGSLAQFHHLLTSLSNVGSCFGIDLPGCGLSKFAPTDWKAYSVEALAELLAEAIDQHRDRAAGQGVILVGHSLGCSLAAVLASSTSSIGSQLKDHIQGLIAVCPRAAPPSAEESAAFRRLLYVPSPIFDLWRYWDRRGGIKSTSVMRMVGSDADAETRDLQVRFNKQSQTPVWRRMAWGTLPTYTDENSPATGGIPGERVWAGIHMPILLVAGEADAVTKPAEVLKLLQFFGDSSSHTAIDTTDSSIVPDASRVHDQTPTTPFNRLANEEEFGVEVVDGEKQLDQKKPKRLVKSAILPAPASHALIYDRATYRTLAGIIQDFLSHHIDKRLGLGWQLQYMNTSGKWDVKNLAKWQKVAPVSEPIANTFAAMKMLREVDETHNPVDFSQKYHDGIYAVIDISHESPVYNPAQMEKGGILYFKHPTVSKIPPTPDETRDFIALVDRLRKEIDEKAERGGPRLLVGVHCHYGYNRTGFLIVCYLIERLGYGVQDAIDEFNARRPPGIRHGHFIDTLFVRYCVGLKRAPTL is encoded by the exons ATGAATCCCTCCGCCGACTCCCTCTCGGTCCTCTTTGACTCTCTGACCTCCCAGTCCTCAACTAGATCAAGCCCTGCTCTGCAGTTCTGGAACTCTCTTCGCGCATCAATCAGCTCCTTCGTCCCTTTTTCCTACCTCCGCGACCTCTACCGCAATGAATACTGGCGCCAGATAGTGTTCTTGACTACAGTCGCAGTCGCCATGGCTGGGTGTGGCTTTTTGTCGTCCCTGCTGCGCCGCGCGCGCtcgtcggagaagaaggcacAGCTCAAGCAGTCGACTGTGCACAAGAGCTCGATCAATTCTTCGACCTCCTCGGATGATGACTATGAAGACGAAGAGTCCGATAGCAATGGATCCTTGCGCCATAGCAACGACCTGTCTCACGACTGGCCGTCTGAGCCTCAGGAGCAAACCTCTGATG CTTTCAAAACGGATCCTGGTCTTCTGAGAAAGTTCACCTCCTACGCCTCTTACACCACCTCCGTTGCTACCTACCCGGCCATTCGCACGTTCTATTGTCCACACCCACAACTTGAGCGGCTCCCAACCAACCCGTCTCCAGTTCCATTGCTTGTGTTTGTACACGGCCTGGGTGGGTCTCTAGCGCAGttccaccatcttctcacGAGTCTCTCCAATGTCGGGTCGTGCTTCGGGATTGATCTGCCGGGGTGCGGACTCTCGAAGTTTGCGCCCACCGATTGGAAAGCATACTCGGTTGAGGCACTGGCCGAGCTGTTGGCCGAAGCTATTGACCAGCACCGGGACCGAGCCGCTGGCCAGGGCGTTATTCTGGTTGGACACAGCTTGGGCTGCTCTCTGGCTGCTGTCTTAGCCTCATCGACCTCATCGATTGGATCGCAACTGAAGGATCATATCCAGGGTCTTATTGCTGTCTGCCCCCGCGCAGCTCCCCCATCTGCCGAAGAAAGTGCCGCCTTTCGTCGACTACTCTACGTCCCTAGCCCTATCTTTGATCTATGGCGCTACTGGGACCGACGCGGTGGCATCAAGAGCACCAGCGTGATGAGAATGGTCGGAAGCGATGCCGACGCCGAGACCCGCGATCTTCAAGTTCGGTTCAACAAGCAAAGCCAGACGCCCGTTTGGCGCCGGATGGCATGGGGCACCCTTCCGACCTACACGGATGAGAACAGTCCAGCAACCGGGGGCATTCCTGGCGAGAGAGTGTGGGCTGGCATCCACATGCCGATTTTGCTGGTCGCCggtgaagcagatgcagTCACCAAGCCCGCTGAAgtgctgaagctgctgcagTTTTTTGGAGATAGTTCGAGTCATACCGCTATCGACACTACTGATAGCAGTATTGTCCCCGATGCTTCACGCGTGCATGATCAGACGCCCACCACTCCTTTCAACCGTCTTGCCAATGAAGAAGAGTTTGGCGTCGAGGTGGTTGATGGCGAGAAGCAACTTGACCAAAAGAAGCCCAAACGCTTGGTCAAGTCGGCCATCCTGCCCGCCCCTGCATCCCATGCTCTTATCTATGATCGGGCGACGTACCGCACCTTGGCGGGTATCATCCAGGactttctctctcaccaCATCGACAAGCGCCTGGGATTGGGGTGGCAGCTGCAGTACATGAATACCTCGGGGAAATGGGACGTTAAGAACCTAGCCAAGTGGCAGAAAGTTGCGCCCGTCTCAGAACCGATTGCCAACACGTTCGCCGCAATGAAAATGCTGCGCGAGGTCGACGAAACGCACAACCCCGTGGACTTTTCGCAAAAGTACCACGACGGCATCTACGCCGTCATTGACATCAGCCACGAAAGCCCCGTCTACAACCCGGCACAGATGGAGAAAGGTGGGATCCTGTACTTCAAGCATCCGACCGTGTCAAAGATCCCTCCCACGCCGGACGAGACTCGCGATTTTATTGCATTAGTCGATCGTCTCCGAAAGGAAATTGACGAGAAAGCCGAGCGCGGCGGTCCTCGTCTCCTGGTCGGCGTCCACTGTCACTACGGCTACAACCGTACCGGGTTCCTGATCGTGTGCTATCTGATTGAGCGGCTGGGGTATGGAGTGCAGGATGCGATTGACGAATTCAATGCGCGCCGGCCGCCGGGGATCCGACATGGACATTTCATAGATACGCTGTTCGTGCGGTACTGCGTTGGGCTGAAGCGGGCCCCGACTCTGTaa
- a CDS encoding uncharacterized protein (ID:PFLUO_001556-T1.cds;~source:funannotate), with amino-acid sequence MVPSQPAPKPGEAKYIDFPSLPADARHPDGSLALNRYSSTTTRGHDFPGARAMLFAAGVPDKQAMATSPHVGIASVWWEGNPCNMHLMDLAKTVKKSVGEQGMIGWQYNTIGVSDAITMGSEGMRFSLQTREIIADSVETVTCAQCHDACIAIPGCDKNMPGVIMGMARHNRPSIMIYGGTIQIGYSEFLRKPINISTCFEAAGAYSYNTLRQPDDGGDTSKTQDEIMDDLEKHACPGAGACGGMFTANTMATAIESMGLSLPGSSSTPAASPSKMRECVRAAEAIKVCMEKNIRPRDLLTKRSFENALVMTMALGGSTNGVLHFLAMARTADVDLTLDDFQRVSNKIPFIANLAPSGKYYMADLYEVGGIPSVQKLLIAAGLLDGDIPTITGKTLAENVASFPSLPQEQSLIRPLDNPIKSTGHIQILRGNLAPGGAVAKITGKEGLRFTGKARVFDKETGLNEALDEGRIPRGENLVIVVRYEGPRGGPGMPEQLKASAALMGAKLTNVALITDGRYSGASHGFIVGHIVPEAATGGPLAVVQDGDMITIDAEKNEISMDVPEAELQERLRQWKAPAPTVTRGVLAKYARLVGDASHGAMTDLF; translated from the exons ATGGTCCCCTCCCAGCCAGCGCCCAAGCCCGGCGAGGCCAAGTATATCGATTTTCCCAGTTTGCCCGCCGACGCAAGACACCCCGATGGCTCGCTCGCACTCAACCGGTattcgtccaccaccacccgagGTCATGACTTCCCGGGCGCACGA GCAATGCTATTCGCAGCTGGCGTTCCAGACAAGCAGGCCATGGCGACCAGCCCGCACGTTGGAATCGCCTCGGTCTGGTGGGAGGGCAATCCGTGCAACATGCACTTGATGGATCTGGCGAAGACTGTCAAGAAGTCTGTCGGCGAACAGGGGATGATCGGCTGGCAATACAACACCATTGGCGTGTCCGACGCCATCACCATGGGCAGCGAAGGAATGCGCTTCTCGCTGCAGACCCGGGAGATCATTGCCGACAGCGTCGAGACGGTGACCTGCGCGCAGTGCCATGATGCATGCATTGCTATCCCGGGATGCGACAAGAATATGCCCGGCGTcatcatgggcatggcgCGCCACAACCGCCCCTCGATCATGATCTACGGCGGTACCATCCAGATCGGCTACTCGGAGTTCCTGCGCAAGCCCATCAACATCTCCACCTGCTTTGAAGCTGCAGGCGCCTACTCGTACAACACCCTGCGCCAGCCGGATGATGGCGGTGACACTAGCAAGACCCAGGATGAGATCAtggatgatctggagaaacATGCTTGCCCCGGCGCGGGTGCCTGCGGTGGTATGTTCACGGCAaacaccatggccacggCCATTGAGTCGATGGGCCTGTCCCTGCCGGGCTCGTCGTCAACGCCTGCTGCCTCACCCTCGAAGATGCGCGAGTGCGTGCGAGCggccgaggccatcaaggtctgcatggagaagaacatccGGCCGCGCGACCTGCTGACCAAGCGGTCGTTTGAGAACGCActggtgatgacgatggcgCTGGGCGGCAGCACCAATGGCGTCCTGCACTTCCTGGCCATGGCACGCACGGCGGACGTGGATCTGACGCTCGATGATTTCCAGCGAGTCAGCAATAAGATCCCGTTTATCGCCAACTTGGCCCCCAGCGGCAAGTACTACATGGCCGACCTGTACGAGGTCGGAGGCATTCCGTCCGTCCAGAAGCTGCTTATTGCGGCGGGCTTGCTGGACGGTGACATCCCCACCATCACGGGCAAGACCCTGGCTGAGAACGTGGCGTCCTTCCCTTCGCTGCCGCAGGAGCAGTCTCTGATCCGCCCATTGGACAACCCTATCAAATCAACTGGTCATATTCAAATCTTGCGTGGCAACCTTGCCCCCGGTGGAGCGGTTGCCAAAATCACCGGCAAGGAAGGCCTGCGCTTTACCGGCAAGGCCCGCGTCTTCGACAAGGAAACCGGGCTCAACGAGGCCCTGGACGAGGGGCGCATCCCACGCGGTGAGAATCTGGTTATTGTCGTGCGCTATGAGGGGCCCAGGGGAGGCCCGGGCATGCCAGAACAACTCAAAGCCAGCGCTGCGCTCATGGGCGCCAAGCTGACCAACGTGGCGCTCATCACCGATGGTCGCTACTCCGGGGCCAGTCACGGGTTCATTGTTGGGCACATTGTGCCCGAAGCTGCGACTGGAGGCCCTCTTGCTGTAGTGCAGGATGGAGACATGATTACGATCGACGCCGAGAAGAATGAGATCTCGATGGATGTGCCCGAGGCGGAGCTCCAGGAGCGGCTGCGCCAGTGGAaggcgccggcgccgaccGTCACCCGGGGTGTCCTGGCTAAATACGCACGATTGGTGGGCGATGCGTCGCATGGCGCAATGACGGATCTTTTCTAG
- a CDS encoding uncharacterized protein (ID:PFLUO_001557-T1.cds;~source:funannotate), producing MSTDIRVAQAFGTIGCALAAGGISTLSWIGLPTLTLSARSSSDASTPGTPISHLTHQWLFLFSRGHDTFPTLAAASSLANGYLAWTLRDAGASPMYGFTWTTCYATAIVVTMSIVPWTVVMITNSNAMLTAHATRDDKGSAKGLSTQEKAQRAKDDAEVPGVLRYWTALNLARSVFPLIGAVIGFTAAVSM from the exons atGTCTACCGATATCAGAGTTGCGCAAGCCTTCGGCACTATCGGGTGCGCCCTCGCAGCCG GTGGCATCTCCACGCTGTCCTGGATCGGCCTCCCAACACTCACCCTCTCAGCCCGGTCCTCATCCGACGCTTCCACTCCCGGAACACCCATCTCCCACCTCACGCACCAatggctcttcctcttcagCCGCGGCCACGACACATTCCCTaccctcgccgccgcgtccTCCCTCGCAAACGGCTACCTCGCCTGGACCCTGCGCGACGCGGGCGCGTCGCCCATGTATGGATTCACTTGGACGACGTGCTACGCGACAGCTATCGTGGTGACGATGAGCATCGTCCCCTggacggtggtgatgatcaCCAACTCGAATGCGATGTTGACGGCGCATGCGACGCGCGATGATAAGGGGTCTGCGAAGGGGCTGAGTACGCAGGAGAAGGCGCAGCGCGCGAAAGATGATGCCGAGGTGCCGGGAGTGTTGAGGTACTGGACTGCGTTGAATCTGGCGAGGTCGGTGTTTCCGTTGATTGGCGCTGTCATTGGGTTTACGGCGGCGGTGTCGATGTAG